CGGGCGGGTGTGCGACGTCTCCCCGTCGGGCCTTGCGCTGCTGCACGCACTGGCCGCCAACCCGGGTGAGGTGGTCTCCCGCACCGACCTGTTGGCGCTGCTGCCCGTCGCCGGCGGCGATGCCCACGCGGTGGAGGTGGCTATCGGGCGGCTGCGGTCGGCATTGGGGGCGCGCGAACTCATCGCCACCGTCGTCAAACGCGGATACCGGCTCGCCGTCGACTAGATTCGACCGTCATGCAGTCGATTCGTCAGCGCGAGGTGGTGCTCGCGGTCGTGTTGGCGGCGACGGCCGGCTATGTCGACGCGGTCGGGTTCCTCGATCTCGGCGGCTATTTCGTGTCCTTCATGAGCGGTAACACCACCCGGATGGGGGCCGAGTTCACCAACGGGCGACTGGCCGGCGCGGGCAAGGCGCTCGGCCTGATCGGCCTGTTCTTCGTCGGCTGCGTCCTCGGCGGTCTGCTGGCCCGGTTCCGCGACGGTCGGGTGGCGGTGCTGGTCGCGACGACGCTCCTGGTGGCGGCTGCCGGACTCGCCGACACCCAGTCCTGGTTCCCGGTGCCCGCCGCACTCGTGGCGACCGTCGGCATGGGGACGATGAACGCGACCTTCCTGCGCGGCGGCGAGGTCGCGGTGCCGCTGACCTATGTGACCGGGTCGGTCGTGAAGGCGGGACAGCGCCTGGCCGACGCGCTGCTCGGCGGCCCGCGCTGGGAATGGGTGCGCCCGGCGCTGATCTGGGCCGGATTGGCCTGTGGCTCGGTCCTCGGCGGCTGGGTCTATTCGACGGTCGGCAACCTTCAATCGCTGTGGCCCGCGGTGCTGATACTCGTCGTGACGACCTCGGTCACCTGGTGGGTGCGCCGGCAGGCGAGGTCGAGTACCGCGGGATGAACCCCGAGCGGGGCGGCGACGACGTCGGCGCCGCACTCGTGCAGGCGGCGGGCGAACAGGCCGTCGGCCAGCAGATAGGTGGCGACGGCGATACGGCGACCGGCGCCGCAGTCACGTCGCAGGGTCGCGACGGCGTCGGGGACCGAGGGAAACCCGGATCGATCGGCGGGCGGGATGACGAAGCCGACGCGCACCGGTGCCCCGACGCGCAGCGACAACAACCGGCCCATCGTCGCGATGTCGGCCTGCGCGCGGGGATCGCGAGAACCGGCGGCGGCGAGGACGACCGGATCGCCCGGCTGCCATCCGGCGATGAGCAACCGCGAGACCATCGCGTCGGCCAGCAGCGGGTCGGGGCCGAGCGGGCGCGTCAACAGCGTCGCCCGCGGTGATCGCTCCAGATAGGCGGGTAGATCGGTGTGCACGTGGTAGCCGCCGGCGAGGAAGGCGGGTATCACCCGCACCGGGTCGGAGCCGGGGATCGACTCGAGGGCCTGTGCGGGGTCGGGGCCGAGGACGTCGACGAATCCGACGCGCACATCGTCGTGCAGGCGCCGGCCCAGCGCGTGCGCGAGGTCGCCGATCACGGCCACCCCGTGCGGGTTGCGCGTGCCGTGCGCGACGAGCAGCGTCGTCACGACGCGCTCCCCACCGCTGTACGCCGGTAGCCATCGGGGCGGTAGCCGAAGCTGATATCGGGGGAGTTCGCGACGAAGACCGTCCCGTCGAGGCCGATGCGCGTGGCGTAGACCGGGATGCTGATCCCGTCTGCGTCGAGGCACCGGCCGTCGATGAGGCTGAACGCCTGCTTCTTGAGCGGCGACTGGACGGTGGGGAAGCCGCCGCGGTCGCCGACGATGCCGCGTGACATGACCGCGGCCCGGCCGATCGGGTCGATGTTCCCGATGGCGCGAATGCTGTCGTCGGCCAGTCGGAACAGTGCGACCTGCGCGTTGTCGGGCAGCAGGACCGCCACCCCGCGCAGCGGCTCCAGCCGCGAGAGCGGACACGCCGCGGTCCAGTCCCGGGTCCAGCGGTGCAGGTCGAAGTTGAGGCTCATCGGAGGTTCCCTTCGGTGGCGAGGTCGGCGGCGGGCTCGGCGGCAGTCAGCACGGTCGGGGTGCCGAGGAGCACCGGGACCTTTCGCCCGTTGTTGCTGGTGAAGCTGACCGTCGGGTCCGGTGTGTCCGGGGCGTTGACGAAGGACACGAACCGGGAGAGTTTGTCGGGGTCGTTCAGGACGCCCTTCCACTCGCATTCGTAGCCCTCGACGTGGCGGGCCATGTCGGCCTCGAAATCGGCGGCCAGGCCCAGGCTGTCGTCGACGACGACCGACCGCACGTGGTCGAGACCGCCATCGATCTCCTCGAGCCAGGCCGCGGTGCGCTGCAACCGGTCGGCGGTGCGGATGTAGTACATGAGGAACCGGTCCACGTAGCTGACGAGGGTGGCCGTGTCGAGGTCGCCGGCGAGTAGTTGGGCGTGCCGCGGCGTCATGCCGCCGTTGCCGCCGACGTAGAGGTTCCAGCCCTTGTCGGTGGCGATGACCCCGACGTCCTTGCCGCGTGCCTCGGCGCATTCGCGGGCACAGCCGGAGACGCCCATCTTGATCTTGTGCGGCGAGCGCAGGCCCCGATAGCGCAGCTCCAGGTCGATGGCGAGCTGCACGGAGTCCTGCTGGCCGTAGCGGCACCAGTCCGAACCGACACAGCTCTTCACGGTGCGCAGGGACTTGCCGTAGGCCTGACCGGACTCCATCCCGCCGTCGACGAGGCGCTGCCAGATCTGGGGCAGCTGGTCGACGGTGGCGCCGAACATGTCGATCCGCTGGCCGCCGGTGATCTTCGTGTACAGGCCGAAGTCGCGCGCGATCTCGCCGATCAGGATGAGGTGCTCGGCGGTGATGTCCCCACCCGGGACCCGGGGGACCACCGAATAGGTGCCGTTGCGCTGGATGTTGGCCAGGAAGGCGTCGTTGGTGTCCTGCAGCGAGGCCTGCTCGCCGCCGAGGATGTGATCGGAGCTGGTGGAGGCCAGGATCGACGCGACGGTGGGCTTGCAGATGTCGCAGCCGGTGCCGGTGCCGAAGCGCCCGATCAGCCCGGAGAAGGTTCGGATTCCGCTGGCACGGACCAACTCGAACAACTCGGCGCGCGAGACGTCGAAGTGCTCGCACAGCGACGTGCTCTGCTCCACGCCTGAATCGGCGAGGATCTGCGAGAGCAGCGGCACGCAGGAGCCGCAGGCCGTGCCGGCACCGGTGCACTTCTTGAGGTCGGCGACCGTACAGGAACCGTCGGCGATCGCCGCGCACAAGGTGCCCTTGCTGACGTCGTTGCAGGAGCAGATCTGTGCGTCGTCGCCGAGTGCGCCGACGCCGATCCCGGGGGAGCCGTCGGTGGCCGGCGAGATCAGGCTCACCGGGTCGCCGGGCAGCGTCTGCCCGACGAGCGGGCGCAGCAGGCCGTAGGTGCTGGCGTCACCGACGAGGACGCCGCCCAGCAGGGTCTGCGCGTCGTCGGAGAGGACGAGCTTGGCGTAGGTGCCGTTGATCGGGTCGCTGACGACGACGTTGAGCGCGCCGTCGGTGCGCCCGTGCGCGTCGCCGAAGCTGGCGACGTCCACCCCGAGCAGCTTGAGCTTGGTGGACAGGTCGGCGCCGGGGAATTCCGCGTCCCCCTCCAGGAGGCGGTCGGCGACGACTTCCGCGGTGGCGTAGCCGGGTCCGACGAGGCCGTAGCAGACGCCCTCGATGGCGGCGACCTCGCCGATGGCGAAGATCGCCGGATCGGAGGTCGCGCAGCCGAGGTCGGTCAGGACCCCGCCCCGCTCGGCGATGTCCAGCCCGGCGTCGCGGGCCAACTCGTCGCGCGGGCGCACACCGGCGGCGAAGACGAGCAGGGCCGCGTCGACGACGGTGTCCTCGCCGAGGGTGACGCGCAGGCCGCCGTCGTCGGCGGTCTCGATATTCGACGTGCCGACCCCCAGCGACACGTCGATGCCGAGTTCGCCGACCATACGGGCGAGGTGCTCGCCGCCGGCCTCGTCGACCTGTTGTGGCATGAGTCGCGGGTTGTATTCGACGACGTGCGGTCGCAGGCCGAGCTGGCGCAGGGCGTTGGCCGCCTCCAGCCCGAGCAGGCCGCCGCCGACGACGATGCCGACGGCACCCGGGTCGCGCTCGAGGGCCGTCTGCGCATCGGCGCGGATCGCGTCGAGGTCGTCGAGGGTGCGGTAGACGTGGCAGTTGTCCGCGTCGTGCCCGGGCACCGGTGGGACGAAGGCGTAGGAACCGGTGGCCAGGACCAACGCGTCGTAGGCGAGCTGCGCGCCGTCGGCCAGCGTCAAGGTGCGCTCGTCGCGGTCGATCCGGGTGACCGCGTTGCCCAGGCGCAATTCGACGAGGTCGTCCCCGGCGTAGTCGTTGCCGGCCAGCGCGAGGTCGCCGCGCTCCCAGGTGCCGACGTAGGAACTCAGCCCGACGCGGTCGTAGGCGGCATCGGACTCCTCGCCGAGGATGACGACGCGCCAGCGGTCGTCGGCGTCGCGGGTGCGCAGCGCTTCGACGAACCGGTGGCCGACCATTCCGTGGCCGACGACGACCACGGTTCGGGTGCGGGTGGGCGCGGTTGTCATGTGATCCTCCTGGGCGGCTGTGACGGTGAAACCCACGGTAGGAATCCGGTGTTGCACCGGTGTTGCCGCGACTGTTGCGCCGGCATGACAAATACGACGGTCGTGTTTCGATCCGGTTCGAAACAGCGCACAGCTGTGCGGGATCGGATGTGAGAAGCAGTCAGATCAGACGGCGAACCGGGCCACCGGCCTGCGGCGCGAGCAGCGCGATCCCCCGTGCCCCGATCAACGAACCCGGTTCGGCCGTGCTCGTCACCGCGGCACCGAGCCATCGGCCGGCGCCCTGCGGACGGATCGGCACGACCCGCCACAGTGTCGGGTGGGCGAGTTCGGCGGCGTTGTCGACGGCGATCTCGTCGGCCGGCGCGGGTGCCGCGGCGAGCAGGGCATCGCGCAGCGGCGGCGCGCACAGGGCGGCGCCGGCGAGGGCGGCGACCGGGTTGCCGCCGAGGCCCAGCAGGGTGCCGCCGTCGGGAGGGCGGCGACGATCAGCGAGCCGCCCGGGCGGATCGGGAGCCCGTCGACGAGGATGACCGCGCCGACCGCGTCGAGTGCCGCCCGCAGGTGATCGGCGGTGCCGCGCCCGGTCGCGCCGATGATGACGACGAGTTCGCCCGGCATGCGGTCGGGCCCGACGGCATCGCGCACGGCGTCGGCGGTATCGGGCAGGTGCGCGCCGGTCGCGACACGGATGCCGGTGCGCGCCAACAACTCCCGCACCAGGGGTGAGGCGGTGTCGGCGATGCCTCCGGCGGCGGTCGCGCCGACCTCGTCGCCGGAGGTGTGCAGCACCGCGCAGCGGGCCGCGCACCGAGATCCGGGCGACCCCGGCCGCGTGTGCCGTGCCGACCAGCGCCGCGTCGACCGTGGTGCCCGCCTCGGCGAGGAGATCGCCGGTGGTCCAGGAATCCCCCTGTCGACGGGTGTCGTCGCGACCCTGCGACGTCGGGGTCACGGAGCCGTCGGGGAGCTTCGCGACCTCTTCGACGCGGACCACCCGATCGGCACCGTCGGGTAGCGGGGCTCCCGTCGCGATCACCGCGGCCGTGCCGTCGGCGACGAGTGCTCCGGGCCGGTGGCCGGCGCGGATCGGGGTGCCGACGAGATGCCACGGGGGTTCGCCGCGGACCGCGAACCCGTCCATCGCCGCCGTATCGAAGGCGGGGAAGGGGAGCGCGGCGCGCAACGGTTCGGCGAGGACCCCGCCGAGTGCGTCGGCGGGGGGAGCCGTCCGGACGGACGCGATGCCCATCCCCGCGAGCGCGGTCGTCAACGTTCCCGCCGGCCCGGCAAGACGTCGGGCCGCTTCGAGGTCGGCGGGGGTGTCGACGTCGGCGATACCCGGCAGCGGCAGCTCGACTGCCTCGTCGGGGATCATCGAGCGCATCGATTCGCCCGCGGCGGCGAGCGCCTGCCGCAGGGCGTCGGCCCGCCATACCCCGACGAGATATTGGCGCCGGCCCTCGTCGTCGACGGCCAGCGCGACCGGTGCCTGGGCTGCGCTGCGCGCCCGCGCGAGCGCGACCAGGTGCGCGGCGGTGAGGAAGGGCAGATCGGCGGCGAGGACTGCCACGGCGCGATCGTCGGGAAGGTCGTCGAGCGCGGCGAGGCCGGCGCGCAGCGCCGCCACCGGACCGGCGAACGGCGGGTCCTCGCGGGTCGTCCGGATGTCGGCGGGCAGGTCGCGCTGCGGACCCACGACGACGATCCGGTCCGCGTCGGCCACGGCGGCCAAGGCCACGTCGACCAACCGCCGACCGCCGACGAGGCTCGCCGGCTTGTCGGCGCCGCCCATCCGCCTGGCCTGCCCGCCGGCCAGGATGACCGCGTCGAAGTCCACCGCCTCACCGTATCGGTCGCGCCGGGTGTTCGTCGTCAGTAGACGTCGCGGACATAGCGGTTCTCGGCGGCCAGCGCGGCGACGTACGAGTCGGCCATGTGCGGCGACATGCGGCCGTGCTGCGCCACGATCTCACGCAGGGCGTCGTCGACGTCGCGGGCCATCTTGTCGGCGTCGCCGCACACGTAGACGTGGGCGCCGCGGTGGATCCAATTCCACAGTTCGGCCGCGTTGGCCCGCATCCGGTCCTGCACGTAGACCTTCTCCTCCTGATCGCGGGAGAAGGCGAGGTCGAGCTTGGTCAGGACGCCGGTCGTGGCGAATTCGGCGAGCTCGTCGCGGTAGAGGAAATCGGTCGACTCGTGGCGGTCGCCGAAGAACAGCCAATTCGGCCCCGGTGCGCCGGTGTGGGCGCGGTCGTGCAGGAATCCGCGGAAGGGTGCGACCCCGGTGCCGGGGCCCACCATGATCATCGGGGCGTCGCCGTCGACCGGCGGGCCGAACTTCTTGTTCGGCGCGATGAAGACGCGCATCGGCGCGCCCGGTTCGGCGTCGGCGAGGAAGGTCGAGCACACCCCGTGGCGGGTCTGGCCGTCGTGGTCGAAGCGCACCGCCGACACGGTCACCTCGACGCGGCCGGGGTCGGAGCGCGGCGACGACGAGATCGAGTAGAGCCGCGGCACCAGGGGTTTGAGAATCTGTAGCCAGTCGTCGCGCGGCGCGGCGACGGGGAACCGCGCCAACAGGTCGACCGCCTGCCGTCCCCACGACCATTCCCGCAGCTGGGCGGGCTGCGCGGCCAAGTCGGCGAACCCCTCGTCGGGGTGGTGCACGTGCAGCAGTCGCAGGAGATCCGGCGTGATCCGGGTGATGTCGTAGTGGTCGGTCAGCGCGTCGACCAGGGTGCGCTGTGCGCCGCCGACGACCACCGGCTCATCGGCCTCGAGCCCGGTGCGGGCCAACCACTCCTCGACGACCGCCGGCCGGTTCGTCGGCCAGACGCCGAGTGCGTCACCGGCGCTGTAGGAGAGCGTGTCCTCCGGCAGCGCGAAGGCGAATCGTCGGACGTCCTTGTCGGATTCGGGCGCGGTGAGCCGGGTGTTCTCGACGAGTTCGGTGGTCAGCGGGTGCTTGCGGGAGTAGGTCGTCGGCGCCGGTTCCGAAGCATTCGCCCCGGCGGCGGGCTCGCCGGCAACCGTTGTCTCGGCAGTGGACTCGCCGCTGGGCTCCTGCTCGGCCGCGAGGGCCGCCAGTGTGCGCTCCTGCCACGTCGCGGCCTGCTCCTCGTAGTCCGGCTCGCACGAGCCGCGCTCGGCGATCCGCGTGCCGCCCAGATCGTGCAGGCGGGCGTCGAGCTTGCGGGCGAAACCGCAGAAGTCGGCGTAGGAGGAGTCGCCGAAGCCCAGCACGGCGTAGCGCAGCCCGGCGAGTTCGTCGTCGGACTCGACGGTGGCGAGCGAATCCCACAGCGCCACACCGGAATCCGGTGCGTCGCCGTCGCCGGTGGATGCCACCACGAACAGGACGTCGCCGGTCAGCGCGTCGACCGACACCTGGTCGGCGCAGCGGTCGCGGACCGCGAATCCGGCGGCGCCGAGTGCGGCGGTCAGGGTGGGGACGTACTCCTCGACGGTGCCCGTCTGCGACGACCACACCACCTCGACCGTGCGTTGGGCCGGTCCGATCGGAGCGCTGCCGCCGGCCGCCGTGTCGCCGCCCCCGACCGATGGCGCGCCGCCGGTGAGGGGGATGCGGGAGAAGACGCCGGCCAGCACCCCGTCGACCCAGGCCCGCGAGGTCGGCGAGAGCGGGGCGTGTACCGGCACCGCGGGTACATGACCCTCGGGCGGGTTCGTCCGCAACCCGATGAGCAGACCTCCGACGTAGGCGCGTTCGGCCTCCGACAGCGTGATCTCGGCGGTCTGGTCGCCGAAGGCGGATGCGAGCAGGGTGACGGCATCGGACACGGGCTCTCCCAGGGGTGCGGTGATCGGTGCGGGGGACAGGGCGACGGCGCAGGCCTTGAATTCGGGCTGCAGCGAATCCGGGTCGACGGCGTCGTTGGTGACGGCGTTGATCGCCAGATCCGGACCGGTGGCGTCGGCGAAGTGCATGGGCACGAAACACGTTCCGACGGTGATGTTCTCGGTGACGACGGCCGGGGCGAACGCGGTCCCGCGGCGCGAAGAGACCGCCACGCGATCACCGTCGGCGATCCCCAGCCGCTGCGCGTCGAGGGGGTGGATCTCGACGAAGGTCGACGGGTTGAGCTTCATCAGCTTGGCGACCTTGCGGGTCTTCGTCATCGTGTGCCACTGGTGCGGGAGGCGGCCGGTGGTGAGGACGAGCGGGAACTCCTCGTCGGGCTGTTCGGCCGGCGGCAGATAGGGGCGGGCGAAGAACCGTGCGCGGCGCGACGGGGTGGCGAAGGCGAGGCGCGGCGCGGTGCCGTCGCCGTCGACGTGGCGGGACTGGCTGACGCCGTCGTTGAGGTAGCGGATCGGGTTGCGGTCGGGGGAGCCCGGCGGGGCCGGCCACTGCACCGGCCCGCGCCGCAGCCGCTCATAGTCGACACCGCGCAGATCCCACCCGGTCCGGGGGTTGTGGAATCGTTTGATCTCGTCGAATACCGCTGCCGCGTCGGGGAAGTCGAAGCCGTCGAATCCCATTGCCCGCGCGACGCGGCAGATGAGTTGCCAATCCGGCAGTGCCTGGCCGGGTGCGCGCATCAGGGGGGCGGTCAGCGTCAGGTTGCGCTCGGAGTTGATCATCACGCCCTCCGACTCCGACCAGAGGGCGGCGGGGAGCACGACATCGGCGTGATCGGCGGTCTCGACGCCGGAGAAGGCGTCCTGCACGACGACGTATTCGGCGGTGCCCAGGCCGGCGATCACCTTGGCGCGGTTGGCCATCGACGCCACCGGATTGGTGCAGATGATCCAGACGGCCTTGATCCGACCGTCGGCGAGGGCCTCGAACATGTCGACGGTGCCGCCGCCGACCTCGGTGCGCAGTGTGCCGTCAGGCAGGTCCCACAGTGCCTCGACCTCGGCGCGGTGTGCGGGGTCGGTGACCACGCGCTGACCGGGCAGGCCGGGCCCCATGTAGCCCATCTCGCGCCCACCCATCGCGTTGGGCTGCCCGGTGAGGGAGAACGGTCCGCTGCCGGTGCGGCAGATCGCCCCGGTCGCCAAGTGGAGGTTGCACAGCGCGTTGGTGTGCCAGGTCCCGTGGGTGGACTGGTTGAGGCCCATGGTCCACAGGCTCACCCAGTTGTCGGCGGAGCCGATCCAATCCGCGGCGGTGCGCAGATCGGCCTCGTCGATGCCGGTGATCTGCGCGACCCGCGCGGCTGGGTAGTCGGCGAGGTGGTCGGGCATCTCCTCCCACCCCTGCGTGTGTTCGGCGATGAACCGCTCGTCGAGCCGACCGGCGTCGACGATGAGTTTGAGCAGCCCGTTGAGCAGCGCCATGTCGGTGCCGGGTTTCACCGGCAGGTACAGGTCGGCTTTCGCCGCGGTGGTGGTGCGCCGCGGGTCGACGACGATGAGCTTCGCCCCGGCCTTGACCCGATCCATCATCCGCAGGAAGAGGATGGGGTGGCAGTCGGCCATATTCGCGCCGATGACGAGGAAGACGTCGGCGTGGTCGAGGTCGTCGTAGCTGCCCGGCGGGCCGTCGGCGCCGAGGGATTGTTTGTAGCCGGTGCCGGCGCTGGCCATGCACAGCCGCGAGTTCGACTCGATGAGGTTGGTCCGGAAGTAGCCCTTGCACAGCTTGTTCGCCAGGTATTGCGCCTCCAACGACATCTGGCCGGACACGTAGAAGGCGACGGCGTCGTTGCCGTGTTCGGCCCTGATCTCGGTGAACCGGCGCGCGACCTCGTCGACCGCCTCGTCCACGTCGACGGGCACCTGGTCGGCGTCGCGGGTCGGCCGGCGCAGCGCGGTGGTCAGGCGCCCGCCCCCGTTGAGCAGGTCGGCGGTCGTGTTGCCCTTGGTGCACAACCGGCCCTGATTGGCGGGGTGCGCCGCGGTGCCCTTGGCCTTGGTGATCGTCGGCTGCTCGTCGTCGGACCTGGTCAACGTCAGCCCGCAGCCCACACCGCAATAGCCGCAGACGGTGTCCACGGTGGTCGGCAGGACGGGCGAGTGCATGGCACCCATGGTTGGTCGGGTGCGTTTCGCAACCGTCGGCAGGGCGTAACGCGAGGGTCAACTCGTGCTCACAGTGACGATGGACCGAATGTGAGGAGCAACGCGCCCGGCGGAGTCGTGCTCCGCCGGGCGCGTTGGATCTACCTGTGGGTCACAGGTGCTTGTGGAAGAACGGCACCGCGGCCTCCAGGGCCTTGCCGGTCGCCTCCGGCTGGTCGTACAGGTCGTAGTGCGACACCCCGGGGAGGACCAGCAGGTCCTTCTCCTTCGACGCGGCGCGGCCGTACAGCTCCATGCCCAGGCGATACGAGGCGAAGGCGCCCGGCTTGTCACCGATCACGATCAGCAGCGGCTGGGTGAGGAAGGTCTCCGCGTGGTCGTAGGCGTCCCAGGTCGCGAGCGCACCCTGCCGGGCGAAGTTGAAGCTCGTGCAGGCCCGGTCGTGCTGGCCGCGCGGGGTCTTGTAGTACTCGGTGGCCTCCAGCACGTCGATGTCGGTCAGCCCGTTCTCCTTGGCGAACTCGACGGTCGGCGGCAGCAGGTCGTTGATCTGCTCGGCCTGGCCGCGCGCCTCGGCGGTGCGCTGCGCGGCGACCGCCTCGAGCATCGCGATCGGGTCGTAGTTCGAGAAGCCCTCGCGCATGAGGCGGCCCACGTTGGAACCGGCGATGGTGGTCAGCGCCTTGATGCGACGGTCGATCATCGTCGCGGCGACCGCGTAACCGGCACCGCCGCAGATGGCGAGGACGCCGATCTTGTCCTCGTCGACCCACGGCTGGGCGACCAGGTAGTCGACGACGAAGCTGAAGTCGCCGACGCGGAAGCCCGGGTCCTCGACGAAGCGGGGCTCGCCGCCGCTCTCGCCCTGGAAGCTGGCGTCGAAGGCGATGGCCACGAAACCCTCCTTGGCCAGCGCTGCGCCGTACACGTTTCCGGAGGTCTGCTCCTTATCGCTGCCGGTCGGGTGGGCGGTGATCACGACGGGGTACTTGAGCGCCTCGTCGAAGTTCGCCGGGAAGTAGATGTCCGCCGCGAGATCCCAGGCCACGCCGGGGATTTTCACGGGGGTGATGGTGGTGTTGGCGTCGGTCACGGCGTTGCTCCAATGATTGATGGCGGAGTCCCGGCGGTTCGTTGTTCCGGGAACACCATCTACTCTGCGGCGGCGCGAACGGGCCGACCAGTGAGGAACGGTGCCGGGGAAGGATCCTTCCCCCTCTCGTGACGCGGCGAGCGGTGGTCCGCGATGTGTTCGAGGGCGGTGGCCTTAGAATCGGGCGTGATCATCGGGTGTTCTCCCGACGATCGCCATGCCCTGGTAGCTCAGTGGATAGAGCAGCCGCCTTCTAAGCGGTTGGCCGCGAGTTCGAATCTCGCCCGGGGCGCGCGCGTGGGGCGGTTCTGGCGGCTCACTACCCTGGACCTATGACCGCGCACGACGAGAACACCTTCGACGAGATGGACGATCGCGGTTCGGTCGTCCGCGTGCTGAGCGCGATTCTCGCCGTCGTCGCCGCCGGTGTCGCCGTGGCGGTATTCCTGCCGTCGGCCGATCAGGCGCGGCTACTCAAGGGTGTGACCAACCCGGGTGCGCTGACCACTTACGGCATTCCCGCGGTCACCGCCGTCGGCTACGTCGCCGTCGCGATCGCCGTCGGGTCCTCGTTGTTCGCCGCCTTCTTCGTGCCGCCACAGCACGACGGCGTGTTCGACATCGGCGGCTATCGCGCGCTGCGCTGGGCCGGGAAGCTCTACGCGGCGTGGGCGGTGTGCTCGGTCGCGATGATCGCGTTGTCGATTTCCGACCTCGTCGGACGGTCGGTGGGGCAATTGCTGACGTCGGGGGAGTTCTTCACCGCCTATTCGACGGTGTCGAACGCCCGGACCTGGACGGTGACGGCGGTGCTGGCGGTGCTCGCCATGCTGCTGGCGCGGTTCGGCATGCATTGGGGATACGCCGTAGGCGCCCTACTCTTCGGGGTCTTCTCCCTGCTGCCGCTGGCGTTGGCCGGGCACTCCGCGGCGGGCGGCAGCCACGACTACGCCGCGAACAGTCTGATCCTGCACATCCTCGGTGCGGTCGGCTGGTTCGGCGGACTGTTCGCCGTGGTCGTCTACGCGATCGCCGGCGGACGGTGGCGCGAACTGGCGGTCCGGCGCTTCTCCCGGGTCGCCTTCTGGCTGATCCTCGTCGTGGGCGTCTCCGGTGTCATCAACGCGGCGGTGCGGATCACCCCGGGTGAGCTGTTCACCTCCACCTACGGGCTGATCGTCGTGGCCAAGGGCGTGGCCCTGCTCGTCTTGGGTGGTCTGGGGGCCTGGCATCGGCGGCGAACCATCGCCACCCTGGCCTCCTCTGACGACCCGCCGCGGTCGCTGTTCGTCCGGTTCGGCCTCGTCGAATTGTTCGTCTTCGCCATCACCTATGGGATCGCTGTCGCACTCGCGTGGAGCCCGCCGCCCGGCGGCACCGTCAAACCGAACATCACGCCGATGGAGGAAACCCTCGGGTATCTGCTCGACGGCCCGCCGACACCGTCGCGCCTGGCTTTCGACTGGCGGTTCGACCTGCTCTTCGGCACGGCCGCGATCGTGCTCTGCGTCGTCTACCTGCGGGGTGTGCTGCGACTGCGCCGTCGTGGCGACGCATGGCCCGTCGGGCGGACCATCTCGTGGGTGGCGGGGTGTGCGGCCCTGTTGATCGCGACGTCGTCGGGGCTCGGCCGCTATGCCCCCGCCATGTTCTCGGTCCACATGGTCAACCACATGATCCTGTCGATGCTGGTCCCGGTCCTACTCGTGCTGGGCGGCCCGATCACCCTCGCGCTGCGGGCGCTGCCGGT
This genomic interval from Gordonia sp. X0973 contains the following:
- a CDS encoding cytochrome c oxidase assembly protein; the encoded protein is MDDRGSVVRVLSAILAVVAAGVAVAVFLPSADQARLLKGVTNPGALTTYGIPAVTAVGYVAVAIAVGSSLFAAFFVPPQHDGVFDIGGYRALRWAGKLYAAWAVCSVAMIALSISDLVGRSVGQLLTSGEFFTAYSTVSNARTWTVTAVLAVLAMLLARFGMHWGYAVGALLFGVFSLLPLALAGHSAAGGSHDYAANSLILHILGAVGWFGGLFAVVVYAIAGGRWRELAVRRFSRVAFWLILVVGVSGVINAAVRITPGELFTSTYGLIVVAKGVALLVLGGLGAWHRRRTIATLASSDDPPRSLFVRFGLVELFVFAITYGIAVALAWSPPPGGTVKPNITPMEETLGYLLDGPPTPSRLAFDWRFDLLFGTAAIVLCVVYLRGVLRLRRRGDAWPVGRTISWVAGCAALLIATSSGLGRYAPAMFSVHMVNHMILSMLVPVLLVLGGPITLALRALPVAGRGNPPGPREWVQYLVTSPVAKVLGHPAVAIVMFVGSFYLLYLGGLFSVIAPFHGAHILMNVHFLVSGYVFYWTVIGIDHAPYRLSPLGKIGVVWGTLPLHAFFGVALMMTTAVIAETYYRGLQLPWNTDLGSDQRVGGGIAWAAGEIPLVLVMVALAVQWRREDDKEARRYDRNAERDDDAELREYNEMLASLRKGGR
- a CDS encoding alpha/beta hydrolase; amino-acid sequence: MTDANTTITPVKIPGVAWDLAADIYFPANFDEALKYPVVITAHPTGSDKEQTSGNVYGAALAKEGFVAIAFDASFQGESGGEPRFVEDPGFRVGDFSFVVDYLVAQPWVDEDKIGVLAICGGAGYAVAATMIDRRIKALTTIAGSNVGRLMREGFSNYDPIAMLEAVAAQRTAEARGQAEQINDLLPPTVEFAKENGLTDIDVLEATEYYKTPRGQHDRACTSFNFARQGALATWDAYDHAETFLTQPLLIVIGDKPGAFASYRLGMELYGRAASKEKDLLVLPGVSHYDLYDQPEATGKALEAAVPFFHKHL
- a CDS encoding bifunctional nitrate reductase/sulfite reductase flavoprotein subunit alpha; its protein translation is MHSPVLPTTVDTVCGYCGVGCGLTLTRSDDEQPTITKAKGTAAHPANQGRLCTKGNTTADLLNGGGRLTTALRRPTRDADQVPVDVDEAVDEVARRFTEIRAEHGNDAVAFYVSGQMSLEAQYLANKLCKGYFRTNLIESNSRLCMASAGTGYKQSLGADGPPGSYDDLDHADVFLVIGANMADCHPILFLRMMDRVKAGAKLIVVDPRRTTTAAKADLYLPVKPGTDMALLNGLLKLIVDAGRLDERFIAEHTQGWEEMPDHLADYPAARVAQITGIDEADLRTAADWIGSADNWVSLWTMGLNQSTHGTWHTNALCNLHLATGAICRTGSGPFSLTGQPNAMGGREMGYMGPGLPGQRVVTDPAHRAEVEALWDLPDGTLRTEVGGGTVDMFEALADGRIKAVWIICTNPVASMANRAKVIAGLGTAEYVVVQDAFSGVETADHADVVLPAALWSESEGVMINSERNLTLTAPLMRAPGQALPDWQLICRVARAMGFDGFDFPDAAAVFDEIKRFHNPRTGWDLRGVDYERLRRGPVQWPAPPGSPDRNPIRYLNDGVSQSRHVDGDGTAPRLAFATPSRRARFFARPYLPPAEQPDEEFPLVLTTGRLPHQWHTMTKTRKVAKLMKLNPSTFVEIHPLDAQRLGIADGDRVAVSSRRGTAFAPAVVTENITVGTCFVPMHFADATGPDLAINAVTNDAVDPDSLQPEFKACAVALSPAPITAPLGEPVSDAVTLLASAFGDQTAEITLSEAERAYVGGLLIGLRTNPPEGHVPAVPVHAPLSPTSRAWVDGVLAGVFSRIPLTGGAPSVGGGDTAAGGSAPIGPAQRTVEVVWSSQTGTVEEYVPTLTAALGAAGFAVRDRCADQVSVDALTGDVLFVVASTGDGDAPDSGVALWDSLATVESDDELAGLRYAVLGFGDSSYADFCGFARKLDARLHDLGGTRIAERGSCEPDYEEQAATWQERTLAALAAEQEPSGESTAETTVAGEPAAGANASEPAPTTYSRKHPLTTELVENTRLTAPESDKDVRRFAFALPEDTLSYSAGDALGVWPTNRPAVVEEWLARTGLEADEPVVVGGAQRTLVDALTDHYDITRITPDLLRLLHVHHPDEGFADLAAQPAQLREWSWGRQAVDLLARFPVAAPRDDWLQILKPLVPRLYSISSSPRSDPGRVEVTVSAVRFDHDGQTRHGVCSTFLADAEPGAPMRVFIAPNKKFGPPVDGDAPMIMVGPGTGVAPFRGFLHDRAHTGAPGPNWLFFGDRHESTDFLYRDELAEFATTGVLTKLDLAFSRDQEEKVYVQDRMRANAAELWNWIHRGAHVYVCGDADKMARDVDDALREIVAQHGRMSPHMADSYVAALAAENRYVRDVY